The following proteins are co-located in the Pyrobaculum calidifontis JCM 11548 genome:
- the rimI gene encoding ribosomal protein S18-alanine N-acetyltransferase: protein MISEIAIDGPQKLLGKDGKTEYVIREVTMRDLNAVIEINRKVLPENYPPWFFVEHIEQYPKAFIVAEVGGKVVGYVMSRVEFGWSYIAKGKTAKKGHIVSVGVLPEARRLGIATAMMLRALKALKNYYDTTEVYLEVRVSNTPAISLYEKLGFRVVGRIPRYYSDGEDAYIMARPL, encoded by the coding sequence ATGATATCCGAGATAGCGATAGACGGGCCGCAGAAACTTCTTGGCAAAGATGGTAAAACGGAGTATGTGATAAGAGAGGTGACTATGCGGGATTTAAACGCGGTAATTGAGATAAACAGGAAGGTGCTTCCGGAGAACTACCCCCCTTGGTTCTTCGTAGAACATATTGAGCAATACCCAAAGGCCTTCATAGTCGCAGAGGTAGGGGGCAAAGTAGTCGGCTACGTGATGTCGCGTGTCGAATTTGGATGGAGCTACATCGCAAAGGGTAAGACGGCCAAGAAGGGCCACATAGTCTCAGTGGGGGTCCTGCCTGAGGCCAGGAGGCTGGGCATTGCCACAGCCATGATGCTTAGGGCCCTTAAAGCGTTGAAAAACTACTACGACACGACTGAGGTATACCTAGAAGTGCGCGTGTCTAACACGCCGGCTATTTCGCTCTATGAAAAACTAGGCTTTAGAGTCGTGGGGAGGATCCCCCGCTACTACAGCGACGGCGAAGATGCCTACATCATGGCGCGCCCACTGTAG
- the pyrB gene encoding aspartate carbamoyltransferase, which yields MWFGRDVISARDFSREDLYELFEMAKYMEKFAKSRVDFLRGKVMATAFFEPSTRTRLSFEVAMKRLGGDVIGFGSAEGTSVEKGETLADTIRMLDAYADVIVIRHKYEGAAKLAAEVAESPVVNGGDGAYNHPTQAMLDVYTIWREFGHVDGLNVGLMGDLRNARTINSLVETLANFNVRLYFISPEFLRPRAETVDYARDKGVKMSFHTNVEEVVHELDVLYVVRIQKERFLDPLEYERVKGSYRVTLELLKNAKRGLIVLHPLPRVDEIDHRIDSTPHAKYFIQAALGVPLRMALIYLILSPP from the coding sequence GTGTGGTTCGGTAGAGACGTAATTTCGGCTCGGGACTTCAGTCGAGAAGACTTGTACGAGCTCTTCGAAATGGCCAAGTACATGGAGAAGTTTGCAAAATCGCGTGTAGACTTTCTCAGAGGCAAAGTTATGGCTACGGCCTTTTTCGAGCCATCAACTAGGACTAGGCTCAGCTTCGAGGTTGCGATGAAGAGACTTGGCGGCGACGTCATAGGATTTGGAAGCGCGGAGGGCACAAGCGTTGAGAAGGGTGAGACGCTGGCTGACACGATAAGGATGTTAGACGCATACGCCGACGTCATAGTAATTAGGCACAAGTACGAGGGGGCCGCCAAGCTGGCGGCAGAGGTGGCCGAAAGCCCTGTTGTCAATGGGGGCGACGGGGCGTACAACCACCCCACGCAGGCCATGTTAGACGTGTACACAATCTGGAGGGAGTTCGGCCACGTTGACGGCCTCAACGTGGGATTGATGGGCGACTTGAGAAACGCCAGGACGATAAACAGCCTAGTGGAGACTCTTGCGAATTTCAACGTTAGGCTCTACTTTATTTCGCCAGAGTTTTTAAGGCCGAGGGCCGAGACCGTGGACTACGCGAGAGACAAAGGCGTAAAAATGAGCTTTCACACCAACGTAGAAGAGGTGGTACATGAGCTAGACGTGTTATACGTGGTCAGAATACAGAAAGAGCGCTTTTTAGACCCACTGGAGTACGAAAGAGTCAAGGGTAGTTATAGGGTAACACTAGAGCTTTTAAAGAACGCCAAGAGGGGGCTTATAGTGCTACATCCACTGCCCCGGGTCGACGAAATCGACCATAGGATAGATTCTACGCCACATGCAAAGTACTTCATCCAAGCGGCGCTGGGCGTGCCTCTGAGAATGGCACTTATATACCTAATTCTATCTCCGCCATGA
- a CDS encoding orotidine 5'-phosphate decarboxylase / HUMPS family protein, translated as MHPVIVALDTDVLKALDVAKALRDEVAGFKVGWDLILEGGISIVSEISRYGSVVVDVKIADIPYISSRLIDKFIRRGACCVIVHGFLYPSNVNGKHVYVLAKMTVPTMYDYVWEKLLDEVEAVRGFVLPGNQPEAIKKAREKLGCKYRIIAPGIGAQGGRPGEAIEAGADFEIVGRYLLEDLSRVSHWDRLKPTCFTSP; from the coding sequence GTGCATCCGGTAATAGTGGCGTTAGATACCGACGTGTTAAAGGCGCTGGATGTGGCAAAAGCCCTAAGAGACGAGGTGGCTGGATTCAAGGTGGGGTGGGACCTCATACTCGAGGGCGGCATATCTATTGTGAGCGAGATTTCCAGATATGGAAGTGTTGTAGTAGATGTAAAGATCGCAGATATTCCATATATATCAAGTAGATTAATAGATAAGTTTATAAGGAGGGGCGCTTGCTGTGTAATTGTACACGGCTTTCTATACCCCTCGAACGTCAACGGCAAACATGTATACGTCTTGGCAAAGATGACTGTTCCCACTATGTACGACTATGTATGGGAAAAGCTACTAGACGAGGTGGAGGCGGTGAGGGGGTTTGTACTGCCGGGCAACCAGCCTGAGGCTATTAAAAAGGCGCGTGAAAAACTGGGATGTAAATACCGCATAATAGCCCCCGGCATTGGCGCACAGGGGGGGAGGCCTGGAGAGGCCATTGAGGCAGGCGCCGATTTTGAAATAGTGGGCAGATATCTGTTAGAAGACCTCTCTAGAGTTTCCCACTGGGACAGGCTGAAGCCCACGTGTTTTACATCTCCCTAG